Proteins encoded by one window of Terrisporobacter glycolicus ATCC 14880 = DSM 1288:
- a CDS encoding recombinase family protein, translating to MIYGYCRVSSRSQLDNNSLELQEREISQRYESAVIYKEQISGIKSHRPVFNEIIGKLQKGDTLVTTKLDRLCRSTKEGLEIIKSLQERKINIHILNMGLIENSPMGDLIITCLLAFSQFERSMIVERTSAGKELAKISDDYREGRPKKFSKKQISHALKLLENHSYKEVGLMTGISKSTLIRAKRQCESIEK from the coding sequence ATGATATACGGATATTGTAGAGTTAGCTCAAGAAGTCAGTTAGATAATAATTCTTTAGAGTTACAAGAAAGGGAAATTTCACAGAGGTATGAAAGTGCAGTTATTTATAAAGAACAAATTAGTGGAATTAAATCTCACAGGCCAGTCTTTAATGAAATAATAGGGAAACTACAAAAAGGAGATACTTTAGTTACTACAAAGTTAGATAGATTATGTAGAAGTACAAAAGAAGGACTAGAGATTATTAAGAGTTTACAAGAACGAAAAATTAACATACATATATTGAATATGGGACTTATAGAAAATTCTCCCATGGGTGATTTAATAATCACATGCCTACTTGCATTTTCTCAGTTTGAAAGATCTATGATTGTTGAGAGAACTTCAGCTGGTAAAGAATTAGCTAAAATAAGTGATGATTACAGAGAGGGAAGACCAAAAAAGTTTAGTAAAAAGCAAATTTCACATGCTTTAAAGCTATTAGAGAACCATTCATATAAAGAAGTAGGACTTATGACGGGCATATCAAAGAGCACTTTAATTAGGGCTAAAAGGCAGTGTGAAAGTATTGAAAAATAA
- a CDS encoding ParA family protein yields the protein MKIVSFFNVKGGVGKTTLTILSAIALSKEGARVLIIDADTQANLTQFLYKVSHSDKTMFDGLADNLSAKELIIKSPCERYKNIDIIPSDLSLSVLSEYLTTKTNREKSVWRWFKSNVNALSNYNYIFVDLSPSYDLIARNFMLCSDSIITPIAYQDIASIRGCELFYLKYNQDLEDMEMENMAKRAVVINSYTSRKLSTGDIFLEKLNEFEHIKKDLINAKISDTTVIKNAILSKLDIDDYCRKIKKSHKVREEFKEVINELKERDVL from the coding sequence GTGAAGATAGTAAGTTTTTTCAATGTAAAGGGTGGAGTAGGAAAAACCACCCTAACAATTTTAAGTGCTATAGCTCTTAGCAAAGAGGGGGCTCGCGTTTTAATTATAGATGCAGATACACAAGCTAACTTAACTCAGTTTCTATACAAAGTTTCACATAGTGACAAAACTATGTTTGACGGATTAGCTGATAATTTAAGCGCAAAAGAATTAATAATAAAATCACCTTGCGAAAGGTACAAAAACATAGATATAATTCCTTCAGATTTATCATTGTCTGTACTTAGTGAATATTTAACTACAAAAACAAATCGTGAAAAGTCAGTATGGAGATGGTTCAAGTCCAATGTGAATGCTTTAAGTAACTATAACTACATATTTGTAGACTTATCACCATCATATGATTTGATTGCAAGAAACTTTATGCTTTGTTCTGATTCAATCATAACTCCTATTGCTTATCAGGATATAGCAAGTATTAGAGGATGTGAGTTATTTTACTTAAAATACAATCAAGACCTTGAAGACATGGAAATGGAAAATATGGCAAAAAGGGCTGTAGTTATAAACTCTTATACTTCAAGAAAACTATCTACCGGCGATATATTCTTAGAAAAACTAAATGAATTTGAGCACATAAAAAAAGACTTAATTAATGCAAAAATATCTGATACAACAGTAATAAAAAATGCAATTCTTTCTAAATTAGACATCGATGATTATTGCAGAAAAATAAAAAAATCTCATAAAGTTAGAGAGGAATTTAAAGAAGTTATTAATGAATTAAAAGAAAGGGATGTGTTATAG